The following DNA comes from Rosa rugosa chromosome 5, drRosRugo1.1, whole genome shotgun sequence.
AATCTCACCCCATTGTAGCCACCCAAGCCCGCTGTGTGGCCTTCCACTTCCACTCTCTACATAGTCTCCGACCAGATCTAGGACCAAAACTGGACCATTGACAAAGAAGATCACCGAAAACCATGAAAGAATGAGCAATCTGCCCCGCCACCATAGGCCTGGATCTGCTAACCACCACCAACCCTTGACTCTCCACCTTTCTATCCCCTTCCACCTCGGAGATAACCCATCCTAGCCGTTCATACCTATCAGATCCATAACCAGGATCCTCCACCTCTGCCATGACCTAACCAAAGGCCTGAGAAAGAAAACTGTCGCCATTCGATGCTGCAGTCGCCAAAATTCTCTCAAACCAGAAGAACTAAATAAGTCTACCAACCCAGCGCCCCGTTTGGCAACGCCCACCACACGCCGACGCAGCCAAAAGCCGCCATCGACGCGGGGACGCCGTCGGACAAGCCACAGCAAAAAACCTATGTTTTCCAACCCTAGGTTTTCCTCCGAAAATCGGTGGAGCTTAAGCATGTAGTTTTGAATAAAAtatgtgaaaattgtttttcatgtttatattttattgtatCGTAATACTTTTCTAAATAGAGTATCTCATTAAGGGAAAATTTTAACAATAGTACACGACAATGTGTCCATTCTAAATTTTGGTGAATTTACTTTATGAAAtatcaaaacggtacatgaCTTTTAAATCTTGACATAATATTGGTGTATGCTGTCAACAATTTGGTAAACTTATGTAATTATTCATTTGTTGAAGGATAATGTATGCTATCAACAATATCGGTAAACTTATGTTATTCATTTGTTGAAAGGTAATATAGTATTTTTTAcagtttcctctctctctctctcttctctctctctctctctcctccaccttccaaaTCCACACCCACCAAACCCAACTCTCCATCTTATCAAACCCAGAATTCCAATAACTCATTTGTTGTGCGCAGAGCTTGGAGAGTGGAGAAGAGGAAATTTGGGTGCCCAGATGAtgtgggtgtccaaatcatttTTGGGTGGCTTTTATCTTATGACCGGAGCTCGTCGCTCACGGAAAGACCATATGAAACCAAGTTCAATTTCTCAAAACACGTTTTGCAGTAAACATGTAAACACAGGCATTCAACTCCAGAAGCTAACTACACAAGCAAAAATTCCCAGAACTCTCAAACAGATTCTAACTAACCTTGTGATCAAACTAGATCAAAACAAAATCCCAAATTGCATGTCTTTTGATAGGATTCCctctaataaaaaataaatctgCTCGCAAATGTAGAAAACATACTAGCTGGTGGAGGAACCCCCAATATTCATTATAACAAGAACACATAACAGAACTAATACCCAATTGCAGATGATCGATATTGTCCAAAGCCAAGATGTCGAAGCAAACGAGCAAAGGATGCAACCAGTACTAGTAAAAACCAACTAGCTAGCTACTTTATTATATTGGTCTGATTGGAAATGCCACAAaccaaattaattaattaggagCCACACAAGCACACGCATAGTTAAACGGGTCACTGCTTAGTGGTAGGATTGGAAGAGTTTAGCAATGGAATAAGCAGCCGCGGACGCGATGGCTCCTATCAAGGCGGTTTGGAAAGCGCTCTTGAAAGGTTGAGTTCCGGTGAAGTGACCCTTTGCAAAGCCGAAGATCAGCAATGCCACTATGGTGACCACCACTGATGCAAGCACCGCCTTGGTGGCAACTGGAATGAGCATGTAGGGAAGGAGAGGCACCAGTCCACCACAGACGTATGAAAAGGCTATTGTCATTGCACTCTGCAGGGCTCTCATTGGGTCTGGCTTGTCGAGTCCTAGTTCAAATCTGTTGGTTCAATTATACAAGGAGTATATTAGTCATAGCTCTAGACTCGTAAAGGTACCTCAACAGTCAACACAACACATTAACACAAGGCATCAGCTTCTTACTTCATCATGAAATCGAGCCAGGCTTGAGGGTTCCTTCTTAGAGCATTCACCACAGGCCCATATTCATGTGCTTCAACCCCATATTGTGACAATATTTCTGCAACCTCAGCAGCCTCTGCGTTTTATTTCAACTTTTTAAGTTACATATGGTAAACATTTTGGGGTCCATAAAACATATATAAAATCAAAGacacatactttttttttttttttttagaatagagACGCACATACTTAAGAATTTGACATTATATTTTCCAATCTGCAGAAAGTTTAGCCTTTAGTTTAGTTTTAAGACACTTTTTAAAGAAAGTGTTGATAAAGATCTCGGATTCTCCGctctctcttttttgttttcttctttttaaaaaagaaaaaaagacttACATAATATGGTCTAAGAGCAAGATAAACATGAAGATGCGCAGTCCTATAAAATTGAGCAATGCCACAGTTTGAAAGCGAATTTCACATGAACATATCTAAGTTTGCAGGCTCGTGAAAGTATAAAGTAATTGTTTTTATTTGGAAATGAGAATTGATGAACTGATGAACAGAGCTGTTATTTCGACAATTTAATTTTCTGTCTATTAAGAAAAAGTACTTTTGGAAAGTGATCAATTAACATAAAAGGGttcccataaaaaaaataatacaaaaGTGTTTCTTCTGAAAAATTATTAGACAAACAGAATGATTAATTGAGACCTATATCAGGGACGGCGATGATTTCATCTTGCTCCCTCTTTAGTTCTTTCTTGTAATGATCTTCTTCGCTCTTCGCCGCAAGATACCTGGGGCAACCCCAAAACAATTAACCAAgcacaaaaacaacaaatttaACCTAATCCTCGATCTTACGTACTGAAAGATAATAAAATTAATACCCGCCAAGTCCCATGGAGATGGCACCGGCCGCAACCTCAGCAATGCCGGCAATGAGGATGATGGAGGAGCTGACGTCAGCGCCGGACAACCCCGCGGCGAGGGCAAAAGGGACAGTGAGACCGTCGGAGACGCCGAGAATGACGTCACGGACAATCTCACTGGACATGAAGTGCTTCTCTTCGTGTTCGTGAAGAACCAGCATCTGCTTCTCCAAGTCACCATAGCCATTGTCATGATCACTCCCCATATTAATATACTAATCAAGTCACTCTCTCAACTATACTCTGAATGATAGTGATTTCTCTGGTCTCTAAGAAATCTGAGATGATGAGCTTAGTCGGAAAACGGTAGGGTTTATATAGGACGGAGGAGGTGGGCAAAGATGTAATATCAAAGTCGGTTCagtttcagattagagagaaaAGATGGTGGGATTTTTCTACAGATTCTAGATAAAGACTAAAGAGAAAAGTGATATGTATATGCCTTTGGTTTGTTTCGAGGGGTCCATTGATATAATTAAGAGGAAAAAACCAAATTCGTATTGGGTCTGGAGGTTCTGTGACTTCTGTCACTTCTATGGCGTGTGCGCACCACAGGCCGGAGAGACATGCATATATGATTATATGTATGGCCGTGGATCCCACCAGAAAAAGCTATTGAAGACGATGGAGAGGAAAtagaaagaaagtgaaaaaagaattaaagggTAGGATTTCATTGGCCACCGACGATATGGTTTTGGGTAAGATTCCGGGTATTAAAGAGTAAATTGGTCAAGGAAGCAGGCGGGAATCTAGGTCGGATTATGCGTGTGTCTGGCACTGGCCTCTTACAAACGCCAAAACCCTGGTACTGGTCGTGTGTGTGACACAAGCTTTGGTCTGAACTCTCTAGGACTATCTTAATGGTTTCCGATAAGAGCATATTTCCATAGATAAGTCAATGAAAGTGTAAATTGACTTAAATTTCATAATGTACATAAAAAGTTACGTTTTCTTTAGCTTGATTGTGTATAAAAGACTTATTAGAGCTTCTCCATTATAATGGTTAAACTTAAAATGTCAAATAAAAAGACAATTGTCAAATTTGACCGCATTTTGTCAAATTTCTTCTCAATCCAATCAGTTAAAATTAATCTCATTTTAACATCTTATTAATGATACTCTGTTGAAAAAAGTGTAAAAACAAGGTAAAATATAATAAACAAAAAGACTTTGTGGAACCCAACGATTATAATAAACGATAAAATAAtaaggggtcgtgaccacttacccaattttaaccaaaaaattgcccacttgctccactaagagttttttgaccccatttacccaatctaacttcTACTGACATAATTACCCTCcttttaatctctctctctctctccccccctcaccgatctctctctctctctctctctctctctcactgaacTCCGTCACGCTCGACGAATCCGGCGACCCAGACCGCaacgacttctctctctctctctcactgatgCTCAACCCAGGCCTCCAGCGACCTAGGCTTCTGACGAATCAGATCGTCGAACTTCCAGTGCCACTGGAGCATCTCCACTGGTTGTACATGTCCAGGTCCATCGGGTTGTCAGAGACCCGAACCGTCGGGACAAACTGCTCCTCCTCGCCGGGCACATCGGGTGTTATCGTCGTTCTCCTCCTCGCCGTGGACGACGTCGATCCGCGTCAGAGCTTTCTCCAATGACCAGTCGAAAGAGGTCGTCAAGCTTCTGGAGAAGCAGTCGACGTGCACCGCCGATGAGCTCCACCATCAACCTCGTCCCAAATCCAATCAATTCTGGAGCTTCAAGGTCCGGCCATTTGCACCTGCAATTTCACAGTTCTGGCCGGCCGATCAGACAACAAATAGTGCGCCGGTGCCTCCGTCCCTTGTCCTTCAGATccggtgcccagagcaatttctgggtgccagaagcatttttttttttttgtacattgTGAACCCCGAGAATGAGGAAGgaattgcaatgtaactgtggggtttgtttgatggtctactgggggcagtagacacattattggcccccagtagacttcgatatgagggacagggatcactatagtgtggtgttttgataagttatatgttgttttctgtgtattaaagtcaaattatctgtgaatcctacaaaaagatgcatttttggtggtctattgggaggcagtagaaacattagactttgtattggggggcaataatatgattactggggggcagtaatatgattataaattgatcaattgttcctgtagtgtattcattttggttttgggagttcatacaattcactggacgtcaataatatgatttttgggaggcaataatatgattactagggggcaataatagccggattctggaatccggtcaccgttcgccAGAGTCCGGTCActggtcgccggaatccggtcaccgttcgccggagtccggtcgccggagaccgcgccggccactggtcaccggagcacagcaaggtggagggtgacttctctctctaagtgagaaagaaggagagggcaaaaaaatctcaaaaaaaaagaaaaaagaattaattgggtaaaggggaaataatcccttagagtgttttgggtaaatggggttaaaaaacagttggtggagcaagtgggcaatttttagcctaaaattgggtaaacgagCATTTTCCCAAATAATAAATCATGGGTGCTGTTATTCGCACAccaattttctctattcacacaatCCCTTTATTatatattactttaatttaatttaatttttttataaagtaccataactaccctcccttgcaattctgtttctttttcttttttcttttttttcttttttcttttttcttttttcttttttcttttttcttttttcttttttcttttttcttttttcttttttcttttttcttttttcttttttcttttttcttttttcttttttcttttttcttttttcttttttcttttttcttttttcttttttctttttagcaaGTCAATCAttcccaaatcctaaacccttattttcccgcAGACACAAAGAACTTCAAGACTCTTTacaattttctcttttcttttccatcaaaaacttctctaacatagtcattctatctctctaacgTGATGCTTTGAAGTAGGCCTGGGCGTGGTCCCAGCCCGACATGGCTTTTGCAGGGACCGGGACCGGGACCGGAATGATCGGGTCGGGCTGAAATCACAATTCCAATAATCAAGGACCGAGAAGGCCCGGACTGAAAGTATACGGGCCGGTCCTTTGGGCTTTTCGGGTTCCAAGTCTTAGAACTGGAATATAGGTGGTAGaactggaaaatttccagaaaaaaaaatatctttctCCTGCTTTGCTTTCTCTTTGCCTAATGAAGAGATATATTTGCCTCACCTCCCTCAGAATGGCCGGAAGCTGGCACCATCTAAGTCCCTAAGTGGGAGTTTCTGTTTCCATGGGATTTTTCGATTTGGAATTGGGAGGTTGGATTTGGATTGAGAATTTGGGATAGAGGATATTCGGAGGGCTGGGGTTGAGGGGTTCTATCTAAATGAAGGCAATTGGTCACTGAGAGTCTGAGATAGGCTGGGTATAAGATTTGATGAGGGATGGATTTGATGAACTGGGTATGGGATTTAGGATTCATCGGGTTTAGGCTGAGAAAGGGGTTCATATTGAAGGAGGGCTGAgatctttatttttttgtgaTGTTTGATTCTGAAACGAGGCTTGGGGTTTAGGATAGGATTGGGAAATTAGATTTTCGACAAAGACATGAAGAGGATTGAAGGCTGGGTTCGACGAAGGAGattgaaatctgaaaatttaaGAATTAGGGTTCTAACTTCTAAGGTTTTTCGAAACTAAAGTAGAACGGATTGGGGGAAAAAATGGGAAAAAATCAAAGGTATGGGGATAAAACTGAAAGAGAATATAGGGATAAAATTGAATGGGCTTTTCGGGCCTTTGAGGTTTATGGATTCTAGGGCTCGGGACCGGCCCGTTAAAACTCAAACGGTCtgggttttatttttttgtgtttttttttctcaaagccCAGCCCGGACCCGACGGTCCGGATCGGTCCAATCCGGGCTTTCGGGCTAAAATGCCCAGGCCTactttgaagtttaattatggtagaacaagcaactttagacccatctttggagaaaattttacatctgATTTGCGATAGAGacatagaagaaaaatatgagtttagtgatcattcgagcccctATCCATCATTCCTGGTAATATTCTACtaaaattatttggtgtatttcaaTCCATCGCTCTCCTCTAAAAAGATCAATTTCTCAGCGATTTGGTAGAGTGGGAGCTTTAAATTTGTGTGTTCTGttcgtcttagtttgattttggaatgacttgcttgctaatcatggttttgacttgaattgattgataattttgaaattgttgacgttttgatttcattttgacttTAGTCATATCATCACTCTGCAGAATGTTTTGTCACTGTGCAGAATGTTTTGTCCTTTAGTTTAGGTGATATGCTTATACATTTCTTCAGTTTTGTATAGCAATCATGACATATCTAAATCCTCAAAATCAGTTACGTCGTGATTTTTCATCTGAGGCCTAAAGTTTGCCACACTAATTGCAGAATTTTTGATAGATTGCACTTTGTCCtgcccataatttttttttttctaaatcagcaatgacattcacgagaaaaaaatactttattgtgtaatgatgtttaatttatgattgacttgccaaatagaaaaaagaaaaagaaacataattacaagaaaGGGTAGTTAGGGCaagttgtaaaaaaaaattgtattaaagtaatggaaaaataaagggggtgtgtgaatagagaaaatgggtgtgcgaatagcaccaccctaaatGATATATTTGATATGCGAGTTTCTATTGAGACCTCTTAATCAACTCACTAGACCtctcttatttttttaattattaaatgacatatgtATCCTTATATAAAAAGACTGTTACAGACGGCAAATTAATAAGGAAAATTATATTCTTTCCTTCTACTGAGATTTACAATAATAGAAACACATTTATAGTATTTTTATTATTCATTTCCATTTTAATTCTCATTTCAtacttctcattttctttgtttataaagctttcaaagaaaaaatatcaagagaaaatgcattcaaaattacttGATGAATTATAGAAAACTAGCAGGGCCCACCCactatgtgtgtggagagaagttaaaggtAGTGGAAAAACTTTTCGTACAACTAAcacattttctgttttttttttttatatattttttatatttttttattttacaatttaccatattatccttattgattaattatatttcatagttttttaatatataaaagttaaattggtaaaaaaattcaattttggagagcaagctctcctctcttaataatagtatagataaaacTATGAtgcaagagagaaaaaaaatagacaaaGGCCTTTCTCATCTATGTAACAAGATCATGAAACAAGGTCCATAGAGTCATCATGTAAACTAACCAAATAAGTTTGTGAAGCGTCATATTAGACAAAACTAAATATAAAAAACAAGAATGAACAAATTAATTTTTCAACCTATCTAAAACTCCCGCAACCATATATAAACCATAAAAACTAAGCTTTGGAAATCCATAATTAAGCATGAAATATTAGACTTGAAAAAGTGTAATAAATTTTTGTTAATTAGTTACACACTTACACTATCTTTTTTCGATAATtatctcagtttttttttttttgacaatgtcaagtttttttttttagtaaataaataaggattaaatacttgttactcctcaaactttttcctgaaaaacagtttagtccctcgcctttcaaattaaactggatagtccttattctttctaattctcacacaacatgtccaaaacaggtctaaaatgactattctaccccaagatcatttttttatttttttctctctctttttctaatttttctctctttttttatttatttttctgcttttttttttctctctctctctctctctcttctccttctttcttcgttcttcgttcttcgttcttctctgctattttttttccccttcttaCTCTACTCCATATTCCAATTTAATTTAATCTAGAGCCAATCCTCCCCACAAAATTCCTCCACCGCTCCAAATTCACACTCCCAAATCCAAGAGTAACCCCATACCCAAATTCACCTCCAGCCCCCTCCccctttcttttcccttctcCTCGGACCGGACCCAAATTCCGGCGAAATCACCGCAGCCGGACCCCATTTGGACTCGTCGCCGGCCATCGAAGCTTcatctcttcctcctcctccatctctGGTAAGGATTTTAGGTGATTAGGCTTGGATTGAAGCAAATCGAAGAGGAgagaaaaaccgaaaattttcgatttcttggttgggtttttggtttccgGTGATTTTTCGGATGGCAACCTTGGTGAATCTTGTTGTTGGAAGAACACTGATCTTGTGGGTATGCTTATTGCAGCTTGAATCGACCGGTAGAGGAGAAATTCGAAGGTGAACAGTAGCTCACCGGAAATCCTTTTACTTGGGCTGTTTTCCGGCCTTTTTGTTTGGAATTGGACATTCttgcaggtatgaaagttgttggGGTCGTGGAAGAgcagagaagaacgaagaaagaagCTAAACTAGTTGGgctcgtgaaaaaaaaaatagcagagaagaacgaagaaagaaggagaaaagagagagagagagagagagaaaagcagaaaaaataaataaaaaaagagagaaaattagaaaaagagagagaaaaaaataaaaaaaggatcttgggggtagaataatcattttagacctgttttggacctgttgtgtgagaattagaaagaataaggaccatccagtttaatttgaaaggcgggggactaaactgtttttcagataaaagtttgaggagtaacaagtatttaatccaataaATAATTATGGAAGCATTATAACTCATCCTTAATGCTCGAAAGTATTTCCTTTTATGAGTAAGGTTAAGTCAGGTATTTGAAAGAGataaccaccacaggtggtcgagttggtaagagcctccaggtgtggaacccccacacccgggttcgaatcccgccgacgcttattggagttaaatcccaatatattcttggtggccaggggggaggaagcgttttgacaagatcccccgagcacggattagtctctagacctaggaagcctttgaggacaccgtgtgattgacaaataaaaaaaaaaggtatttgAAAGAGATTTACTTAGCAAATTTTACTTTTAAAAAAGCAAATAGGAGGTGTAAAGAGatgagaggtcaaatgagcaaatatggaggtcccaatagaaaaactcatttgatatctctctgtcaaatttgacagtaaCGATGAGAAATGTTATCCATGTCAACTCCACGGCTCCACCTCATGTATAACatatgataaataaataaataaaattcaaCCATCCACCAGTCATTTGGCATTACTGTTAGAGATGCTTTTTAGGGAAACTAATCTGCGAGAGTATCCCAATAAAGCCAAACTAATCTCCTACTGCAGGCACACGAACTTGAAGGCCCCTCAAACCCATTGGCCACAACTTGGTGGGAGTTGAGACTCAAAATTTAGACATGAGAGTTTCATGTTAGGTTGCTCGACCAACCTCACCACACCAGCTGGGATTTTAGTTCATCCTTCGAATGATGAAAGAGATAGCTAGCAAAAACGATGGAATACATTTTCTCGTTATCGTGTATCACATGTGATATATCAGTAATAGCATGTGTTGTTTTGGTGTGAACAATTGACCC
Coding sequences within:
- the LOC133712949 gene encoding vacuolar iron transporter 1-like gives rise to the protein MGSDHDNGYGDLEKQMLVLHEHEEKHFMSSEIVRDVILGVSDGLTVPFALAAGLSGADVSSSIILIAGIAEVAAGAISMGLGGYLAAKSEEDHYKKELKREQDEIIAVPDIEAAEVAEILSQYGVEAHEYGPVVNALRRNPQAWLDFMMKFELGLDKPDPMRALQSAMTIAFSYVCGGLVPLLPYMLIPVATKAVLASVVVTIVALLIFGFAKGHFTGTQPFKSAFQTALIGAIASAAAYSIAKLFQSYH